A single window of uncultured Tolumonas sp. DNA harbors:
- the dnaE gene encoding DNA polymerase III subunit alpha, with the protein MAEPRFVHLHIHSDFSMVDGLQKIKPLVARVAEDKMVAMALTDQMNQSGLVRFYGDAHGKGIKPIIGVDFWVQSEELGDELFRLVGLAMDNAGQQNLIQLISKGYLRGHIQGRPVIDKAWLAEHAGGVILLSGGRMGDIGKFLLKGNQAMVERCTAFYQQHFTDRFYLELIRTGRLDEETYLHMAVELAVQHDLPVVATNDVVFLNKDDFDAHEIRVAIHDGYTLDDARRPKRFSNQQYLRTQDEMCELFKDIPEALINSVEIAKRCNVTVRLGEYFLPQFPTGEMTTEDFLVMKSKEGMEDRLEFLFPDPAVRAEKRPAYDERLDIELKVINQMGFPGYFLIVMEFIQWSKDNDIPVGPGRGSGAGSLVAYALKITDLDPLALDLLFERFLNPERVSMPDFDVDFCMDRRDEVIDHVAQMYGREAVSQIITFGTMAAKAVVRDVGRVLGHPYGFVDRISKLIPPDPGMTLAKAFDAEPKLVELYEQDEEVKALIDMARKLEGVTRNAGKHAGGVVIAPTKITDFAPLYCDDQGLQPVTQFDKNDVEYAGLVKFDFLGLRTLTIIKWALDMINPRLAKEGKPPVDIAAIPLDDPTSFKILKNSETTAVFQLESRGMKDLIKRLQPDCFEDMIALVALFRPGPLQSGMVDNFIDRKHGREAISYPDIQWQHESLQPILEPTYGIILYQEQVMQIAQTLAGYTLGGADMLRRAMGKKKPEEMAKQRSGFESGAVSNGVDGELAMHIFDLVEKFAGYGFNKSHSAAYALVSYQTLWLKTHFPAEFMAAVMTADMDNTDKIVTLVDECQRMGLKLIPPDVNSGQYRFTVNERGEVVYGIGAVKGVGEGPVEAIIAARNEGGPFKDLFDFCNRVDIKRLNKRVMEKLIYAGALDRLGPHRAALMASLEEAMKAAEQQAKDKALGQNDLFGDIFADDGVLPTPTFADVPEWSDQKWLDGERETLGLYLTGHPINQYLAELKHYTSGRLCDLQPTERDKPAVAAGLVLNARIMVTKRGTKMGILTLDDRSGRLDITLFSEALERYESLLQKDRILVVTGQISFDEYAGGIKMSAREVLEIEDARARHARGLRVKVTQSEMADRFMRNLPEILTPHRAGVCPVHICYRRSGAQGQLTLGTEWRVTPTDQLLNELRAQVGKQDVELIFE; encoded by the coding sequence ATGGCCGAACCGCGTTTCGTTCATCTTCATATTCATTCTGATTTTTCGATGGTGGATGGTCTGCAAAAGATCAAGCCATTAGTCGCGCGCGTTGCCGAAGATAAAATGGTGGCCATGGCGTTAACAGACCAGATGAACCAAAGCGGTTTGGTGCGTTTTTATGGTGATGCCCACGGTAAAGGCATTAAGCCCATTATCGGTGTCGATTTCTGGGTGCAAAGTGAAGAGCTGGGCGATGAGCTGTTTCGTTTGGTCGGCTTGGCAATGGATAACGCTGGGCAGCAAAATCTCATCCAATTGATATCAAAAGGTTATCTCCGCGGCCATATTCAAGGGCGTCCGGTTATTGATAAAGCATGGCTGGCAGAACACGCTGGCGGTGTCATTTTATTATCCGGCGGACGGATGGGGGATATCGGCAAATTCTTGCTGAAAGGCAATCAGGCAATGGTCGAGCGCTGTACAGCATTTTACCAACAGCATTTTACCGATCGCTTTTATCTGGAACTGATCCGTACTGGCCGTTTAGACGAAGAAACCTATCTGCACATGGCGGTTGAGTTGGCTGTGCAGCATGATTTGCCGGTGGTCGCGACCAATGATGTGGTGTTCCTGAATAAAGATGATTTTGACGCGCACGAGATCCGGGTTGCCATCCATGATGGTTATACACTAGATGACGCTCGCCGCCCGAAACGGTTTAGTAATCAGCAGTATCTGCGCACACAAGATGAAATGTGTGAGCTGTTCAAAGATATTCCCGAAGCATTAATTAACAGCGTTGAAATCGCTAAACGCTGTAACGTTACTGTCCGGTTGGGCGAATACTTCCTCCCGCAATTTCCGACTGGCGAGATGACCACAGAAGATTTTCTGGTCATGAAATCAAAAGAGGGGATGGAAGATCGCCTCGAGTTTCTCTTTCCTGATCCGGCGGTACGAGCAGAAAAACGCCCTGCCTACGATGAGCGTCTGGACATCGAGCTGAAAGTTATCAACCAGATGGGCTTTCCTGGTTACTTCCTGATTGTAATGGAATTTATCCAGTGGTCGAAAGATAACGATATTCCTGTCGGGCCGGGGCGTGGGTCGGGCGCGGGTAGTCTGGTGGCATATGCACTGAAAATCACTGACTTGGATCCGCTGGCGCTCGATTTGCTGTTCGAACGTTTTCTGAACCCGGAACGTGTTTCGATGCCTGACTTCGACGTCGATTTTTGTATGGACCGTCGTGATGAGGTGATTGATCACGTCGCACAGATGTATGGCCGTGAAGCGGTATCGCAGATCATTACTTTCGGTACCATGGCGGCCAAAGCGGTAGTGCGCGACGTGGGCCGTGTACTGGGGCATCCGTATGGATTTGTGGATCGTATCTCGAAGCTGATCCCACCCGATCCAGGGATGACACTGGCGAAAGCCTTTGATGCTGAACCGAAGCTGGTTGAGTTATACGAGCAGGATGAGGAAGTTAAAGCGCTGATTGATATGGCGCGCAAGCTGGAAGGTGTCACTCGTAATGCTGGTAAACATGCCGGTGGTGTGGTTATCGCGCCGACCAAAATTACCGATTTCGCCCCGCTTTATTGTGATGACCAAGGCTTACAGCCAGTTACCCAGTTTGATAAAAATGATGTGGAATATGCGGGGCTGGTGAAGTTCGACTTCCTCGGCTTGCGTACGCTTACTATCATCAAATGGGCGCTGGATATGATCAATCCTCGTCTGGCGAAAGAAGGTAAACCGCCGGTCGATATTGCGGCGATCCCGCTGGATGATCCAACGTCTTTCAAAATTCTGAAAAACTCTGAAACAACGGCGGTGTTCCAGTTGGAATCGCGCGGTATGAAAGATCTGATCAAACGTCTGCAGCCAGACTGCTTTGAAGATATGATCGCATTGGTGGCGTTGTTCCGCCCCGGCCCGTTGCAGTCGGGCATGGTGGATAACTTCATCGACCGTAAACATGGTCGTGAAGCGATCTCCTACCCCGATATTCAGTGGCAGCATGAGTCGTTGCAGCCGATTCTGGAACCGACTTACGGCATCATCCTGTATCAAGAACAGGTTATGCAGATCGCGCAAACCCTCGCCGGTTATACGCTGGGCGGCGCCGATATGTTGCGCCGTGCGATGGGTAAGAAAAAACCGGAAGAGATGGCTAAACAGCGTTCTGGTTTTGAATCCGGAGCGGTTAGTAATGGCGTCGATGGCGAGTTGGCGATGCACATCTTCGATCTGGTGGAGAAATTCGCCGGCTACGGATTTAACAAATCGCACTCGGCCGCCTATGCGCTGGTTTCTTACCAAACATTGTGGTTGAAGACGCATTTCCCCGCTGAATTCATGGCGGCAGTAATGACTGCCGATATGGACAACACCGACAAGATCGTGACCTTGGTCGATGAGTGTCAGCGCATGGGGCTGAAACTGATCCCGCCAGATGTGAATTCCGGGCAATATCGCTTTACCGTGAATGAACGTGGTGAAGTGGTTTACGGTATTGGTGCGGTAAAAGGTGTTGGCGAAGGCCCGGTTGAAGCGATTATTGCCGCTCGGAATGAGGGCGGGCCATTTAAAGATCTGTTCGATTTCTGTAACCGAGTGGATATCAAACGGCTAAATAAACGCGTGATGGAAAAACTGATCTATGCTGGCGCACTAGATCGGTTAGGCCCGCATCGGGCTGCATTAATGGCGTCGCTGGAAGAAGCGATGAAGGCTGCCGAGCAGCAAGCGAAAGATAAAGCGTTGGGACAAAATGATCTGTTTGGCGACATTTTTGCAGATGATGGTGTATTACCTACCCCGACATTTGCTGATGTACCCGAGTGGTCGGATCAGAAATGGTTAGATGGCGAACGGGAAACACTCGGTTTATATTTAACGGGCCATCCAATAAATCAATACTTGGCAGAGCTAAAGCATTATACTTCCGGCCGTTTATGCGATCTGCAACCAACAGAGCGTGATAAACCGGCGGTGGCTGCCGGTCTGGTGTTAAATGCCCGCATCATGGTAACCAAGCGCGGAACCAAGATGGGGATACTGACATTAGACGATCGTTCCGGGCGTCTGGACATTACTTTGTTCAGTGAAGCGTTAGAACGATATGAGTCATTGCTGCAAAAAGACCGGATTTTAGTGGTAACTGGTCAAATCAGCTTTGACGAGTATGCGGGGGGCATTAAAATGTCGGCCCGCGAAGTGTTAGAGATTGAAGATGCGCGTGCTCGTCATGCGCGGGGATTGCGGGTTAAAGTCACGCAATCTGAAATGGCAGATCGCTTTATGCGTAATTTGCCTGAGATATTAACGCCCCATCGTGCCGGGGTGTGTCCTGTGCATATCTGCTATCGCAGGTCGGGTGCACAGGGACAACTGACGTTGGGGACCGAATGGCGGGTAACGCCAACCGATCAACTACTGAACGAGCTGCGGGCCCAGGTGGGCAAGCAAGACGTTGAACTGATATTTGAGTAG
- the accA gene encoding acetyl-CoA carboxylase carboxyl transferase subunit alpha: MNMNFLEFEQPIAELLAQIEELRHVSENVGGSVDLTDEIKHLEKKNEELTRKLFSDLGAWQISQVARHPQRPYTEDYLARIFTDFDELAGDRAFADDKAIVGGIARLDGQPVMVIGHQKGRDTQEKIKRNFGMPKPEGYRKALRLMYMAERFKMPIITFIDTPGAYPGVGAEERGQSEAIARNLKVMSSLKVPVICTVIGEGGSGGALAIGVGDRVNMLQYSTYSVISPEGCASILWKSADKASVAADAMGITATRLKELKLIDGIVPEPLGGAHRNVDEMASLLKQRIQADLKELQQLNTTELLKQRYQRLMSNGYC; this comes from the coding sequence ATGAATATGAACTTTCTGGAATTTGAACAACCTATTGCTGAACTGCTGGCACAAATCGAAGAACTGAGACATGTCAGTGAGAATGTCGGTGGCAGTGTGGATCTGACAGATGAAATTAAACATCTGGAAAAGAAAAATGAAGAACTGACCAGAAAGCTGTTTTCTGATCTGGGTGCATGGCAAATTTCGCAGGTGGCGCGCCATCCACAGCGTCCTTACACCGAAGATTATCTGGCTCGTATCTTTACTGATTTTGATGAGCTGGCGGGTGATCGTGCATTTGCCGATGACAAAGCGATCGTGGGTGGTATTGCACGTTTAGATGGTCAGCCAGTGATGGTGATTGGTCATCAGAAAGGTCGCGATACCCAAGAAAAGATCAAACGTAACTTTGGTATGCCAAAGCCAGAAGGTTATCGTAAAGCACTTCGTCTGATGTATATGGCTGAGCGTTTTAAGATGCCAATCATCACGTTTATCGACACGCCGGGTGCATATCCAGGGGTGGGGGCAGAAGAACGTGGTCAGTCAGAAGCGATTGCACGAAATCTGAAAGTGATGTCCAGCCTGAAAGTACCGGTAATTTGTACCGTGATCGGTGAAGGCGGATCGGGCGGTGCATTGGCGATCGGGGTAGGAGATCGTGTTAATATGCTGCAATATTCGACTTACTCCGTAATTTCGCCGGAAGGCTGTGCTTCTATTCTGTGGAAAAGTGCTGATAAAGCCAGTGTGGCGGCAGATGCTATGGGCATCACGGCAACTCGCCTGAAAGAATTGAAACTGATCGATGGTATTGTGCCGGAGCCGTTGGGTGGCGCACATCGTAACGTGGATGAAATGGCGAGTTTGTTAAAACAACGCATTCAGGCTGATTTGAAAGAATTACAGCAACTGAATACGACTGAGTTGTTGAAACAGCGTTATCAGCGTTTGATGTCGAATGGTTATTGTTAA
- a CDS encoding diguanylate cyclase, with amino-acid sequence MLEKHRGTSVLIVEDSATQADQLRFFLEKHGFLVTVTCNGKEALASLQQHIPAVVISDIVMPQLNGYELCTAIRKDPRTAHLPVVLLTALSSPRDILLALECKADHFITKPYSETYLLSRMESILEMIRLRKNGQIPEASESDIYFQGEWFHISAARQRILDLLISTYESMVQRNQELLTAQNELRESNLKLELAVDEATTAKQQAHLMLEELSRRDSAIRKTNEELHLIHSIESLINQNNDWQSLFRLVSEKLCNARQFGIRDFVRISLTELDNNAADNKVCLQDACCHQCELPSAVIEHAGPVSMSCHPTGAAAGKITIPLLAKNKIVGVLCCQIETGYQLNEQQRELLSSLGRQLGMALENIRLYEEARALSLHDPLTGLANRRYLDISYANQVARSKRHAQPFSLMLLDIDHFKLYNDNHGHGQGDRILIQVADVLRDSIRSTDLAVRYGGEEFLLLISDSKADAAFELAERIRLQIAGEIGVTISIGIADYRANDSLDTQILRADTALYKAKHAGRNRVEVE; translated from the coding sequence ATGTTAGAAAAACATCGTGGTACATCAGTATTAATCGTCGAAGACAGTGCAACACAGGCGGATCAATTACGCTTTTTTCTGGAAAAACATGGCTTCCTCGTCACAGTCACTTGCAATGGTAAAGAAGCCTTAGCATCACTGCAGCAACATATCCCAGCCGTTGTGATCAGCGATATCGTGATGCCACAACTCAATGGTTACGAACTCTGTACTGCAATTCGTAAAGATCCTCGGACAGCTCATTTACCTGTGGTGTTATTGACCGCCTTATCCAGCCCGCGTGATATTTTGCTGGCACTGGAATGCAAAGCGGATCATTTCATCACCAAACCATACAGTGAAACGTATCTACTATCCCGAATGGAAAGTATTTTGGAGATGATCCGTTTACGTAAGAATGGCCAGATCCCTGAAGCCTCAGAATCAGATATCTATTTTCAAGGCGAATGGTTTCATATTTCTGCCGCCAGACAACGCATATTAGATCTGTTGATCTCAACGTATGAATCAATGGTGCAGCGCAATCAGGAATTATTGACCGCGCAAAATGAACTGCGGGAAAGCAATCTCAAGCTGGAACTGGCCGTTGATGAAGCCACAACCGCAAAACAACAAGCACACCTCATGCTGGAAGAATTATCCCGACGAGACAGTGCGATCCGAAAAACCAATGAAGAACTGCATTTAATTCATAGTATTGAATCATTGATTAATCAAAATAATGACTGGCAGTCATTGTTCCGTCTGGTCAGTGAAAAATTATGTAACGCCAGACAATTTGGTATCCGGGATTTTGTTCGCATCAGCCTGACGGAACTTGATAATAACGCCGCAGATAACAAAGTATGTCTGCAAGATGCGTGCTGCCATCAATGTGAATTGCCATCCGCCGTTATTGAACATGCTGGGCCAGTTTCAATGTCGTGTCACCCAACCGGGGCTGCAGCCGGTAAAATCACCATCCCGTTATTAGCTAAGAATAAAATAGTCGGCGTATTGTGTTGCCAGATAGAGACAGGCTATCAACTCAACGAACAACAACGCGAATTGTTAAGCTCCCTTGGTCGACAACTGGGCATGGCCTTAGAAAATATTCGTTTATATGAAGAAGCTCGCGCGCTGTCATTGCACGATCCATTAACCGGGCTAGCCAACCGCCGTTATCTGGATATCAGTTATGCGAATCAAGTTGCTCGCTCTAAACGACATGCACAACCTTTTTCTCTGATGTTATTGGATATCGACCACTTCAAACTCTATAACGACAACCATGGGCATGGCCAAGGCGATCGTATTCTGATCCAGGTCGCTGATGTTCTACGAGACTCGATCCGCAGCACCGATCTGGCGGTTCGTTATGGCGGGGAAGAGTTTTTATTGCTGATCAGTGATAGTAAAGCGGATGCTGCCTTTGAGTTGGCTGAACGGATCCGCCTTCAAATCGCCGGTGAAATCGGTGTGACCATTAGTATCGGTATTGCTGATTATCGGGCTAATGACAGCTTAGACACGCAAATTTTGCGCGCAGATACTGCGCTTTATAAAGCTAAACATGCCGGGCGGAACCGGGTAGAAGTGGAATAA
- the cheB gene encoding chemotaxis-specific protein-glutamate methyltransferase CheB encodes MIRVLIVDDSATAAHLLSRLFSSDPEFSVVGIASNGNDAINMAAKLKPDIISMDVIMPDMDGFEVTRKIMSTQPTPIVIVSSDQVSMSFRALEAGALAAIAKPQLDNQAALNSLRDELLFTFRAMAEVKLVRRTQRTNNSVATQPQIAKPSQAKIVVIGASTGGPQALQEILKDLPSTFPLPIVIVQHISTGFTDGLVRWLSQSCVLPIHVVTENQLLQGGHVYIAPEEKHLEITKDKRLKLGTSDKEHGVCPSVSHFFRSVAQTYHSSVIGILLSGMGRDGAAELKLLRDLGATTIAQDQESSVVHGMPGEAIRLGGASHILPASAIASTLCSLITPSDTIGC; translated from the coding sequence ATGATACGGGTGTTAATTGTCGATGACTCGGCTACCGCAGCGCACTTACTGAGCCGCCTGTTCAGCAGTGATCCCGAATTTTCCGTGGTAGGCATTGCCAGTAATGGCAACGATGCCATCAATATGGCCGCAAAACTGAAACCCGACATTATCAGCATGGATGTCATCATGCCGGATATGGATGGTTTTGAAGTCACCCGCAAAATTATGTCCACACAACCGACACCGATTGTCATTGTTAGTTCAGATCAGGTCAGTATGTCTTTTCGTGCCTTGGAAGCAGGTGCGTTAGCGGCCATTGCTAAACCTCAACTGGATAATCAGGCTGCACTTAATAGTCTGCGTGACGAACTGCTATTTACCTTTCGCGCAATGGCAGAAGTTAAACTGGTTCGACGCACACAACGCACGAACAACTCAGTGGCCACTCAGCCGCAAATAGCTAAACCATCGCAGGCAAAAATTGTTGTTATCGGTGCCTCGACCGGTGGCCCACAAGCATTACAAGAAATATTGAAAGATCTACCGAGCACATTTCCATTACCAATTGTCATTGTGCAACACATCTCCACCGGTTTTACCGATGGGTTAGTTCGTTGGTTAAGCCAAAGCTGTGTGTTGCCAATCCATGTTGTTACCGAAAATCAGCTACTGCAGGGCGGACATGTTTATATCGCCCCAGAAGAAAAACACCTCGAAATCACCAAAGATAAACGATTAAAACTAGGCACGAGTGATAAAGAACACGGGGTCTGCCCTTCCGTTTCCCATTTTTTTCGTTCAGTGGCACAAACCTATCATTCATCTGTCATTGGCATACTGTTAAGTGGCATGGGGCGTGATGGTGCGGCTGAATTAAAACTATTGCGAGATTTAGGGGCAACCACTATTGCACAAGATCAAGAAAGCTCAGTCGTGCATGGCATGCCCGGTGAAGCAATCCGACTCGGTGGCGCAAGCCATATTTTGCCCGCGTCAGCTATTGCATCCACCCTCTGCAGTCTTATTACACCATCCGATACTATCGGATGTTAG
- a CDS encoding hybrid sensor histidine kinase/response regulator — protein sequence MESMDQELRARLLETFLIEAGEHVASINHALSALEQNQSPAGQLEIIFRCAHSLKGGARIVNLQLIEYLCQSLESLLSRLRQGDIAISQSLLNLLHEAIDIIDAILASSTPEMPSLAVKSACMQLRQQLDKATVESANISAPTDKTAKPYIAEPTVAAELPSETVATHMVTTLPEQHQPSTTVSDNPIPSAYSAPKNNTVQDTVRIPASRLDNLLVQAEEMMALKLALRQHVLGLKTLQENLNQLRREQANKTELNKDGMQQLDRTLLGLGKQLQHLKRHSEEGFRQAGGMIENLILDAKSLLMFPFSFVAEGFARSVRDIAREQGKEVTFQLSGETLELDRRILQELKDPLVHLLRNSIDHGIESPAVRIRNNKPQRATISLSAGYTDNGKAEIILSDDGAGINLPQIRQIAIDKGFITPEQSAQTDDQALIPLIFRSGFSSKQDVSHLSGRGLGLAIVQEKVEKLGGTIDVSSQAGEGTQFRLILPLTLASFRGIQIRLGEHRFAVPTLNVVRVLRLSLNHIYTVEGRETLQVEERIVPIVAMSGILGVQADPADLQEYRMLLLLGNEHEQIAFAVDEVIGEDDLLLKPLGPQLIRVRNLAGATLLGDGTVLPILNARDLLKSAQGGHAQPVKVHDIPIGKTEPIRHRILVVDDSITSRTLLKNVLESYGYEVKTAVDGTDALALLQTEPFDLVSSDVEMPQMDGFELTARLRADERFARLPIVLVTSLESQDDRQRGVEVGADAYIVKSSFDQSNLLEIIRKFI from the coding sequence ATGGAAAGCATGGATCAAGAGCTGCGAGCCCGGTTACTGGAAACGTTTCTGATTGAGGCGGGAGAGCATGTCGCCTCGATAAACCACGCCCTGAGCGCGCTGGAACAGAACCAATCTCCGGCTGGGCAACTAGAGATTATCTTTCGTTGTGCGCATAGTCTGAAAGGCGGCGCACGCATTGTGAATCTGCAGCTTATTGAATATCTGTGCCAATCGCTGGAAAGTTTACTGTCACGCCTGCGGCAGGGAGATATTGCTATCTCCCAGTCTCTATTGAATTTATTGCATGAAGCCATTGATATTATCGATGCTATTTTAGCCAGTAGCACACCAGAAATGCCTTCTCTGGCGGTAAAAAGTGCCTGCATGCAACTGCGTCAACAGCTCGATAAAGCAACCGTTGAATCAGCCAATATATCTGCGCCAACAGATAAAACTGCAAAACCATACATAGCCGAACCGACTGTCGCCGCTGAGTTACCCTCAGAAACCGTTGCAACACACATGGTCACAACACTACCGGAGCAACATCAACCATCAACGACTGTCAGCGATAATCCAATTCCATCAGCTTATTCTGCGCCCAAAAATAATACCGTGCAGGACACCGTGCGTATCCCGGCGTCTCGATTGGATAATCTGCTGGTACAGGCAGAAGAGATGATGGCGCTTAAACTGGCCCTCCGTCAGCATGTGCTAGGCCTGAAAACCTTACAGGAAAATCTGAATCAATTACGTCGCGAGCAAGCGAATAAAACAGAACTGAACAAAGATGGCATGCAGCAGCTCGACCGAACCTTACTCGGTTTAGGTAAACAACTGCAGCATCTGAAACGTCACAGCGAAGAGGGTTTTCGTCAGGCTGGTGGCATGATAGAAAACCTGATCCTGGATGCTAAATCACTGCTGATGTTTCCGTTTTCTTTTGTCGCCGAAGGCTTTGCCCGTTCCGTTCGAGACATTGCCCGCGAACAAGGTAAAGAGGTCACCTTTCAACTCAGCGGTGAAACGCTGGAGCTGGATCGCCGCATCTTGCAGGAGCTGAAAGATCCTTTGGTGCATTTACTGCGCAACAGTATTGATCATGGCATTGAATCTCCCGCTGTACGGATACGCAATAATAAACCTCAGCGCGCCACTATTTCGCTAAGCGCAGGTTACACCGACAACGGCAAAGCAGAAATTATCCTGTCCGATGACGGTGCTGGGATCAATTTGCCACAGATCCGCCAGATAGCCATAGATAAAGGCTTTATCACACCAGAACAAAGTGCACAAACAGATGATCAGGCACTGATACCCTTAATATTTCGTTCCGGTTTTTCCTCCAAACAAGATGTCAGTCATCTGTCCGGCAGAGGCTTAGGCTTGGCGATTGTGCAGGAAAAAGTAGAAAAGCTCGGCGGTACGATCGATGTCAGCTCACAAGCCGGTGAAGGGACGCAATTTCGGCTCATCTTACCCCTCACCTTAGCCTCTTTCCGCGGTATACAAATTCGTTTAGGCGAGCACCGATTTGCCGTACCAACGTTAAATGTCGTGCGGGTTTTGCGCTTGTCATTAAATCATATCTATACCGTGGAAGGTCGGGAAACATTACAGGTGGAAGAACGGATTGTGCCTATCGTTGCCATGTCAGGAATATTAGGTGTGCAAGCTGATCCAGCCGATCTGCAGGAATATCGCATGCTGTTATTACTGGGTAACGAGCATGAACAAATCGCCTTCGCCGTGGATGAAGTCATTGGTGAAGATGACTTGCTACTGAAACCGCTGGGTCCGCAACTAATCCGTGTTCGTAATCTAGCCGGTGCCACTTTATTAGGTGATGGCACCGTATTACCGATCCTGAATGCACGCGATCTACTGAAATCAGCCCAAGGTGGACACGCGCAACCCGTTAAAGTACACGACATTCCCATTGGAAAAACCGAACCAATCCGTCATCGCATTTTGGTGGTGGATGATTCAATAACGTCCCGAACCTTGCTGAAAAATGTCTTGGAATCTTATGGTTACGAAGTAAAAACTGCCGTTGATGGCACCGATGCACTGGCGTTATTACAAACCGAACCATTTGATTTAGTAAGTTCTGATGTCGAGATGCCCCAGATGGATGGTTTCGAGCTCACTGCCCGGTTACGTGCTGATGAACGGTTCGCACGTTTACCCATCGTACTGGTCACCAGTCTGGAATCGCAAGATGACCGACAACGTGGCGTTGAGGTCGGCGCCGATGCCTATATTGTTAAATCCAGCTTTGATCAGAGCAACTTGCTGGAAATTATCCGCAAGTTTATCTAG